The following proteins come from a genomic window of Lolium rigidum isolate FL_2022 chromosome 5, APGP_CSIRO_Lrig_0.1, whole genome shotgun sequence:
- the LOC124657117 gene encoding dof zinc finger protein MNB1A-like: MKEPGQRPFAGVDLRRPKGYPAAPADVEVHGDDPCPRCESRDTKFCYYNNYNTSQPRHYCRSCRRYWTKGGSLRNVPVGGGSRKSASSSSSSSSSAASPKRAKNSKRRRVALAAPTEPEPGTTEAAENEAMAGTMSDPATDVHAARDTANGTVTVGDPATAVDAGRAEATANGTVDDHVIAADAPPSEATANGTVDGPATAVDAARTEATADGAKDLPGAAPAVDDRGLTDHPSFTPGVGLADAGGKEAPDLSPFEWPSGCDLGSYWAPGVYADTDPVLFLNLP, from the coding sequence ATGAAGGAGCCCGGGCAGCGGCCGTTCGccggcgtggacctccgccggcccAAGGGCTACCCGGCCGCGCCGGCGGACGTGGAGGTCCATGGCGACGACCCGTGCCCGCGGTGCGAGTCGCGGGACACCAAGTTCTGctactacaacaactacaacaccTCCCAGCCGCGCCACTACTGCCGGTCCTGCCGCCGCTACTGGACCAAGGGCGGCTCCCTCCGCAACGTCCCCGTCGGCGGCGGCTCGCGCAAGAgcgcctcctcatcttcctcgtcttcttcgtcggcggcgaGCCCCAAGCGCGCCAAGAACTCCAAGCGCCGCCGCGTCGCGCTGGCCGCGCCTACGGAGCCGGAGCCCGGCACCACCGAAGCTGCAGAGAATGAAGCTATGGCCGGCACCATGAGCGATCCCGCCACCGACGTGCACGCAGCACGAGACACGGCCAACGGCACCGTCACCGTCGGCGATCCCGCCACCGCCGTGGACGCAGGACGAGCGGAAGCCACGGCCAACGGCACCGTCGACGATCACGTCATCGCCGCGGACGCACCACCGTCGGAGGCCACTGCCAACGGCACCGTCGACGGTCCCGCCACTGCCGTGGACGCGGCGCGAACGGAAGCCACGGCCGACGGCGCCAAGGACCTTCCCGGCGCGGCCCCTGCAGTGGACGACAGGGGTTTGACTGATCACCCGTCGTTCACACCCGGGGTCGGCCTCGCGGATGCCGGCGGGAAAGAGGCGCCGGACCTGAGCCCGTTCGAGTGGCCGTCGGGCTGCGACCTGGGATCCTACTGGGCACCGGGCGTGTACGCCGACACCGACCCGGTGCTGTTCCTTAACCTGCCGTGA